A window of the Fulvia fulva chromosome 3, complete sequence genome harbors these coding sequences:
- a CDS encoding Cytochrome P450 monooxygenase bsc11: protein MSTRCLIKLCEYPEIAQQLREEMTAVLKADGWAKTSLYKMKLLDSFLKEVSRVCRTGHTTMGRYVKSPVTLSNGAILPANSLIPVVDDRPLDSSYYPDPETFDAHRYLKLRSQPGHENLHQFVALSTDNMLFGHGQHACPGRFFASNQIKILLCFLLLKYDWRFAPGYEVPKDTEVEQQVNTPMHLEVQARRMEGEIDLLEPKEV, encoded by the exons ATGTCGACCCGCTGCCTCATCAAGCTCTGCGAGTATCCCGAGATCGCGCAGCAGCTCCGCGAGGAGATGACAGCCGTACTTAAAGCAGACGGCTGGGCCAAGACTTCCCTATACAAGATGAAACTCTTAGACTCCTTCCTGAAAGAGGTCTCGAGGGTGTGCCGCACGGGGCACACGACTATGG GCCGCTACGTCAAGTCGCCCGTCACCCTCTCCAACGGCGCCATCCTCCCCGCCAACAGCCTAATTCCAGTCGTGGACGACCGACCATTAGACTCATCTTACTACCCCGACCCCGAAACCTTCGACGCCCATCGCTACCTGAAGCTGCGCTCCCAACCAGGCCACGAGAACCTCCATCAGTTCGTAGCGCTCTCTACCGACAACATGCTCTTCGGACATGGACAGCATGCGTGCCCGGGTAGATTCTTCGCGAGCAATCAGATCAAGATCCTGCTCTGCTTTCTGCTACTGAAGTACGACTGGAGGTTCGCGCCGGGGTATGAGGTGCCGAAGGATACGGAGGTTGAGCAACAGGTTAATACGCCGATGCATTTGGAGGTGCAGGCGAGGAGGATGGAGGGGGAGATTGATTTGTTGGAGCCGAAGGAGGTGTAG
- a CDS encoding putative endo-1,3(4)-beta-glucanase, with protein MWSSPLVSRTAALASIISHVSSQNVPGASLLQGGGAPGAAPYVLVDAYQPAGMLDKFSFFDKEDPTRGHVQYVNETVATYNGYANVGEQGGFVLKPETNVAFPEGGPGVPSVRMVSDNTYNHALFIIDLNHIPTGCGTWPAYWLLGPDWPATGEIDIIEGIHYDTENSVTMHSSPGCTIAGSDQAGELKYNDCDSSENNNAGCGVTLSDPPIANNFGAPFNLNGGGVYATEWTSEYVKTWFFPRQSIPDSIYSASPDPSQWGTPAANHQGHCDIDNHFQNMSIVLNIDFCGEWAGNVYSQYEQCPQGNNASVHSWTRCVNYVGSNPSALSEAYWDINSLRVYQMPADVVPSSTYSTSLSSVTPMSSSNTIPLGIGATTSTLASVVYSGPVSSSTSSAVVAQPTSGSGGLAFPASPCETQGTRTSYTNSAGIRYDIYCGGDEEWISDPAGRLVVAQSFDSCMTMCDAYTGCAAVIYDGVNDSGICYLKLAGGFVAQGRTVPSWVAVRVDGVVPAPPVVEPPPAVSTTLVISDGVTSTAVLPLSSSLTPVASTLTCVPSGIFTQIPQPPAEPCATDSAVICGGAGADKATVCASNGNTYSVNCNQAFIGKEIDDSMIGDLLKRIPADNFASCQRFCDTTSICVAVNYIATECTLFSEITGITNSVGAVNAAKVPDNEPECPGDNDSTIVDAFGYGYHIDCGAAVLGNDIGSPAFAAGISECLPLCDQIVGCLGVQYSSTQRICNFKSSEDALAKYGDSIIFAGGIIFEETTTTSSSSSSVVTSSVSDPYIPNPPVYTTTTTSALSSSTEDPYVPNPPVFTTTTTSSTATSSTASSTSSAEDSYLPNPPYVDTTSSSIPVTSSTSSETTSTSLSANVPPGEEITTSISTSSSLSSSTTTTSLSAYVPPGQETTSSTISSAITPTPPTSIPTSTPPTSITPPSTSTSITSPLSPLCSYTSGSYICPKVPRTSSPSSSQITSTITTSRSTCPRIGTTTVMTTHTITSCGPNLNPTYGVIGGAVPTGGAVGY; from the coding sequence ATGTGGTCCTCGCCACTCGTTTCGAGGACTGCTGCGCTGGCGTCCATCATCTCCCACGTCTCTTCGCAGAATGTCCCAGGAGCGAGCTTACTTCAAGGTGGCGGCGCTCCAGGGGCAGCGCCATACGTACTCGTCGATGCATATCAGCCAGCTGGCATGCTCGACAAGTTCAGCTTCTTCGACAAGGAGGATCCTACCCGCGGCCACGTCCAATACGTCAACGAGACAGTCGCAACGTACAACGGGTATGCGAACGTTGGTGAACAAGGAGGCTTTGTTCTGAAGCCTGAGACGAACGTAGCCTTTCCAGAAGGAGGCCCTGGCGTCCCCAGCGTACGCATGGTCAGCGACAATACTTATAACCATGCACTCTTCATCATTGATCTCAACCACATACCCACTGGCTGTGGTACATGGCCTGCATACTGGCTGCTGGGTCCGGACTGGCCTGCTACTGGCGAGATCGACATTATAGAGGGAATCCATTACGATACCGAGAATTCAGTCACCATGCACAGTAGCCCGGGCTGCACGATTGCAGGTAGCGATCAGGCCGGAGAGCTGAAATACAACGACTGCGACAGCAGCGAGAACAACAATGCAGGCTGTGGTGTCACGCTCAGTGATCCACCAATTGCAAACAACTTTGGCGCCCCTTTCAACCTCAACGGTGGCGGAGTTTATGCCACGGAATGGACCTCTGAATACGTCAAGACCTGGTTCTTCCCTAGACAGAGCATACCAGACTCAATTTACAGCGCTTCGCCGGATCCCTCGCAGTGGGGCACGCCAGCAGCAAACCACCAGGGACACTGCGACATCGACAACCACTTCCAGAACATGAGCATCGTCCTGAACATCGACTTCTGTGGCGAATGGGCTGGCAACGTATACAGCCAGTACGAGCAGTGTCCGCAAGGAAACAATGCCTCAGTACATAGCTGGACGCGTTGTGTCAACTACGTCGGAAGCAATCCGTCTGCCTTGTCGGAAGCCTACTGGGACATCAATTCGCTGCGTGTATACCAAATGCCCGCCGACGTTGTACCATCCTCGACATACTCCACCAGCCTGTCGTCCGTCACGCCCATGTCCAGCAGCAACACGATTCCCCTCGGCATCGGCGCTACAACTTCGACCTTGGCTTCGGTTGTGTACTCTGGCCCGGTCTCGTCCTCTACGAGCAGTGCTGTCGTCGCTCAGCCCACCTCTGGCAGCGGCGGTCTGGCGTTCCCGGCCAGTCCATGCGAGACTCAAGGGACTCGTACCAGCTACACAAACTCTGCCGGCATCCGATACGACATCTACTGTGGCGGGGACGAAGAATGGATCTCCGACCCTGCTGGGCGGTTAGTGGTTGCTCAAAGCTTCGACAGCTGCATGACAATGTGCGACGCATACACTGGCTGTGCAGCGGTAATCTACGACGGCGTTAATGACTCTGGAATTTGCTATCTCAAACTCGCCGGTGGATTTGTTGCTCAAGGGCGCACTGTCCCTTCCTGGGTCGCCGTGAGAGTCGATGGTGTAGTCCCCGCGCCACCTGTCGTCGAGCCTCCACCAGCCGTAAGCACAACATTGGTCATCAGCGACGGCGTGACTTCGACTGCCGTTCTGCCACTCTCCAGCAGCCTGACCCCTGTCGCAAGCACGCTGACTTGCGTACCATCTGGCATCTTCACCCAGATCCCGCAGCCTCCAGCCGAGCCCTGCGCAACAGACTCAGCTGTCATTTGTGGCGGCGCGGGTGCCGATAAGGCTACTGTGTGCGCCTCGAACGGCAACACATATTCCGTCAACTGCAACCAAGCATTCATTGGCAAAGAGATCGACGATTCAATGATCGGAGATCTATTGAAGCGAATCCCAGCCGACAACTTTGCTTCGTGCCAAAGATTCTGCGATACTACCTCGATTTGCGTTGCTGTCAACTACATTGCCACTGAATGTACCCTGTTCAGCGAAATTACTGGAATCACGAACTCCGTCGGAGCCGTCAACGCTGCAAAAGTCCCAGACAACGAGCCCGAGTGTCCCGGCGATAATGACTCCACCATCGTCGACGCGTTCGGCTACGGTTATCATATCGACTGCGGCGCTGCCGTTCTCGGAAACGACATCGGCAGTCCTGCATTCGCAGCCGGTATCAGCGAATGTTTGCCGCTTTGTGACCAGATTGTCGGCTGTCTGGGTGTGCAGTACAGTTCCACGCAGAGGATTTGCAATTTCAAGTCTTCGGAGGATGCGCTGGCGAAGTATGGTGATTCGATCATCTTCGCTGGGGGGATTATCTTTGAGGAGACGACGACTACCAGTTCGAGTTCCTCGTCGGTCGTGACCTCTTCGGTTAGTGATCCATATATCCCGAATCCGCCGGTTTATACGACGACGACCACGTCCGCTTTATCTTCATCGACGGAGGACCCGTATGTTCCGAACCCGCCGGTCTTTACTACCACGACAACTTCGAGTACTGCCACGAGCTCGACTGCATCGAGCACTTCTTCGGCGGAGGATTCGTACTTGCCGAACCCACCTTATGTGGACACTACTTCGAGCAGTATCCCAGTCACATCGTCGACAAGTAGCGAGACCACCAGCACCTCTCTGAGCGCAAACGTGCCACCAGGTGAAGAGATCACAACCTCCATCTCCACCTCTTCATCGCTCTCTTCATCAACCACCACCACGTCACTCAGCGCATACGTCCCACCCGGCCAAGAGACGACAAGCTCCACCATCTCCAGCGCCATCACGCCAACACCACCAACCTCAATCCCAACCTCGACCCCACCAACCTCCATCACACCACCATCTACATCCACATCCATCACCTCACCCCTCTCCCCCCTCTGCTCCTACACATCAGGAAGCTACATCTGCCCCAAAGTACCCCGTACCTCATCCCCAAGTTCCTCTCAAATCACATCAACCATCACGACTTCACGTAGCACGTGTCCGAGAATTGGCACCACGACAGTTATGACGACGCATACCATTACGAGTTGTGGGCCGAATCTGAATCCGACTTATGGGGTCATTGGGGGGGCTGTGCCGACGGGTGGGGCTGTGGGGTATTAG
- a CDS encoding Thioredoxin reductase yields the protein MHSKVVIIGSGPAGHTAAIYAARADLKPVMYEGFLALGIAAGGQLTTTDEVENFPGFKMIKGTTLMDQMREQSEECGTEIVTQTVGKIDLSARPFKFWLNPMGDEETLEEETHTADSVIIATGAKARRLELPGEDKFWGNGVSACAVCDGSLPIFREKPLVVIGGGDSAVEEALYLTKKASKVTVLVRRDQLRASKTNARRLTTHPKVEVRWNSQGVEIKGDGGPKGLMKSLVIKNNKTGEQEEIPANGLFYAVGHEPATQLFKEQLKMDEDGYLITTPGTTETNVPGVFAAGDVQDKKYRQAVTSAGSGCMAALEAEKWLAENVEDVPNGIEGDSEVKKGKPEANGDVPEYRSNPLL from the exons ATGCACTCCAAAGTTGTCATCATTGGCTCCGGCCCAGCAGGCCACACCGCTGCCATCTACGCCGCCCGCGCAGACCTCAAGCCAGTCATGTACGAAGGCTTCCTCGCATTGGGAATCGCAGCAGGTGGGCAACTCACAACCACCGATGAAGTTGAGAACTTCCCTGGATTCAAGATGATCAAGGGTACGACGTTGATGGATCAGATGCGGGAGCAGAGTGAGGAGTGTGGTACGGAGATTGTGACGCAGACGGTGGGAAAGATTGACCTTAGTGCAAGGCCGTTCAAGTTTTGGTTGAACCCAATGGGTGATGAGGAGACTCTTGAAGAGGAGACGCATACGGCGGATAGTGTGATCATCGCTACGGGAGCGAAGGCGAGGAGGTTGGAACTTCCTGGCGAGGACAAGTTCTGGGGAAATGGCGTGTCAGCTTGTGCGGTTTGTGATGGGTCACTACCGATCTTCCGGGAGAAGCCGTTGGTTGTGATTGGCGGTGGTGACAGTGCGGTTGAGGAGGCACTGTACTTGACGAAGAAAGCCTCGAAGGTCACAGTCCTCGTGAGGAGAGATCAGTTGAGGGCAAGCAAGACCAATGCCCGAAGGTTGACAACGCATCCAAAAGTTGAGGTGAGGTGGAACTCGCAGGGTGTGGAGATCAAGGGTGATGGGGGTCCGAAGGGCTTGATGAAGAGTCTGGTGATTAAGAACAACAAGACCGGGGAGCAGGAGGAGATCCCGGCGAACGGCCTGTTCTATGCTGTTGGTCACGAGCCAGCGACGCAGCTCTTCAAGGAACAGCTGAAGATGGATGAGGATGGTTACCTGATCACGACTCCAGGCACGACTGAGACGAATGTGCCGGGTGTGTTTGCTGCTGGTGATGTTCAGGATAAGAAGTACCGCCAGGCAGTCACTTCAGCTG GCTCTGGCTGCATGGCCGCCCTTGAGGCTGAGAAGTGGCTCGCTGAGAACGTAGAGGACGTGCCGAACGGCATCGAAGGCGATAGCGAAGTTAAGAAGGGCAAGCCTGAGGCGAACGGAGACGTGCCGGAGTACCGATCCAACCCGCTGCTGTGA